A genomic stretch from Croceibacterium aestuarii includes:
- a CDS encoding LysM peptidoglycan-binding domain-containing protein — translation MIRWIALLPAATLLVAAGDPATETKHVVEEGETLKGIANRAGVPETVIAEANGIAAPYPVKIGQTLIIPRQRTHTVKAGDTLSEIAERYGVPARDIALANGLDSIGTVKLGQKLIVPAVLPKRNPAAAPAEPWFDRPHDGKVILGWKRRPDGGGHAGLDFAVGTGDMVRAAAGGIVLSVGADASRWGKLVVIDHGNGWQSHYGELARTTVSVGDAVKAGERVGIGGQGGKAAQPEFHFEIRRGGKPVDPAPLLRLPGR, via the coding sequence ATGATCCGGTGGATCGCCTTGCTGCCGGCGGCCACGCTGCTGGTCGCAGCGGGCGATCCCGCGACCGAGACGAAGCACGTGGTCGAGGAGGGCGAAACGCTCAAGGGCATCGCGAACCGCGCCGGCGTGCCCGAAACCGTGATCGCCGAGGCCAACGGCATTGCCGCGCCCTACCCGGTGAAGATCGGGCAGACGCTGATCATCCCGCGCCAGCGCACCCACACCGTCAAAGCAGGCGACACGCTGAGCGAGATCGCCGAGCGCTATGGCGTGCCGGCGCGCGATATCGCGCTGGCCAATGGGCTCGATTCCATAGGGACGGTGAAGCTCGGCCAGAAGCTGATCGTTCCGGCGGTCCTGCCCAAGCGCAATCCTGCCGCGGCCCCTGCCGAGCCCTGGTTCGATCGCCCGCATGACGGGAAGGTGATTCTCGGCTGGAAGCGCCGCCCCGACGGCGGCGGGCACGCCGGGCTCGATTTCGCGGTCGGCACCGGCGACATGGTCCGCGCCGCGGCCGGCGGCATCGTCCTCTCCGTCGGCGCGGACGCCAGCCGCTGGGGCAAGCTGGTGGTGATCGACCACGGCAATGGCTGGCAGAGCCACTACGGCGAACTCGCCCGCACCACCGTGTCGGTGGGCGACGCGGTCAAGGCGGGGGAGCGGGTCGGCATCGGCGGACAGGGCGGCAAGGCCGCGCAGCCCGAATTCCACTTCGAAATTCGCCGCGGCGGCAAGCCGGTAGACCCGGCGCCGCTGCTGCGGCTGCCGGGGCGCTGA